Proteins encoded by one window of uncultured Ilyobacter sp.:
- a CDS encoding WYL domain-containing protein, with amino-acid sequence MKKIRVTVPEDIWRMMRNDVEEFGINNNKLCNYILDKLKYKKDINVEKLLETQGRPLKKIIQFDLNVANREIYYDVLKENHVDIEAEFFRELFEVYTSKFKYQRELFIYEERLKSILEAIKMKRKLKLKYIDKIYTVEPFFVKREEQGDENFLFCFCEEAKGYKNYKLKELEIISILDDKIKGKDKKYIESVRKNFDPFLGNGNFVKVRLTGEGVSLMKSLTNYRPKFLKRSGDVYTFETSNENAKLYFRQFLKEAVILEPKELREEMKNEFLEAFESYNS; translated from the coding sequence ATGAAGAAGATACGGGTGACAGTCCCAGAAGATATTTGGCGTATGATGAGAAATGACGTAGAAGAGTTTGGTATAAACAATAATAAACTCTGCAATTATATACTGGATAAACTGAAATATAAAAAAGATATTAATGTGGAAAAGCTCCTGGAAACTCAAGGAAGACCTCTAAAGAAGATAATACAGTTTGACCTCAATGTGGCAAATAGAGAGATCTATTACGATGTATTGAAGGAAAATCATGTAGATATAGAGGCTGAGTTTTTCAGGGAGCTTTTTGAAGTGTACACCTCTAAATTTAAATACCAGAGGGAGCTTTTTATATACGAAGAAAGACTTAAAAGTATATTAGAAGCTATAAAGATGAAAAGAAAATTAAAATTGAAATATATAGATAAGATTTACACCGTCGAACCTTTTTTTGTAAAAAGAGAGGAACAGGGAGATGAAAACTTTTTATTTTGTTTCTGTGAAGAAGCTAAGGGATATAAAAACTATAAGCTAAAAGAGTTAGAGATAATATCCATATTAGATGACAAGATAAAAGGTAAGGATAAAAAATACATAGAAAGTGTCAGAAAAAACTTTGATCCATTTTTGGGTAACGGGAACTTTGTGAAGGTAAGGCTTACCGGAGAAGGGGTAAGTCTCATGAAAAGTTTGACAAACTACAGGCCTAAATTTCTAAAAAGATCAGGGGATGTCTATACCTTTGAGACTTCCAATGAAAATGCCAAGCTTTACTTCAGACAGTTTCTCAAAGAAGCAGTTATTCTAGAACCTAAAGAACTTAGGGAAGAGATGAAAAATGAGTTTTTGGAGGCTTTTGAGAGTTATAACTCATAA
- a CDS encoding DDE-type integrase/transposase/recombinase: MYLSSILDLWNKKIVAYEFRDTMNFELVTDTLEKAYLKQAPEKGIILHSDQGSQYTSNSYLELW, translated from the coding sequence ATGTATCTAAGTAGCATCCTTGACTTGTGGAATAAAAAAATAGTTGCTTATGAGTTTAGAGATACTATGAATTTTGAGTTAGTTACTGATACCCTTGAAAAAGCTTATTTAAAACAAGCACCTGAAAAAGGAATAATTTTACATAGTGATCAAGGAAGTCAGTATACAAGCAACTCTTACCTAGAGCTATGGTAA
- a CDS encoding ABC transporter substrate-binding protein — MKKGLFLAILALVILMTGCGKKEEKKIKIGITQIIEHPALDASKDGFLQALKDAGYDETKVEIEFQSAQGDFGTAQTIANSYVQDKKDLILAIATPSAQAAYNMTKEIPILITAVTDPESAGLTGDNISGTSDMSPVKQQMELITKLLPNAKKVGIVYNTSEQNSEFLVKKATEECEKLSLEVITSGVTNVNEVSSALDVILGKVDVLYVPTDNLMTAAIPLVLQKTNEAKVPVIGSIKDMVEQGAVATETIDYYKLGYQTGEMAVEILKGADIKDMPVETLKDTQLIINKRAAEEMGISLDNIDGLDKAEIF, encoded by the coding sequence ATGAAAAAAGGTTTGTTTTTAGCTATCCTGGCTTTAGTTATTTTAATGACAGGGTGCGGGAAAAAAGAAGAGAAAAAAATTAAGATAGGAATTACTCAGATAATAGAACATCCAGCCTTAGATGCCTCTAAAGATGGATTTTTACAGGCCTTAAAAGATGCCGGATACGATGAAACAAAAGTAGAGATAGAATTCCAAAGTGCACAGGGTGACTTTGGAACAGCCCAAACAATAGCAAACTCTTATGTGCAGGACAAAAAAGATCTAATACTTGCTATAGCGACACCTAGTGCACAGGCTGCTTATAATATGACTAAGGAGATACCTATTTTGATAACTGCAGTTACAGATCCTGAATCAGCTGGACTTACTGGGGACAATATAAGCGGAACAAGTGATATGTCGCCTGTGAAGCAGCAGATGGAACTTATAACAAAACTTCTTCCTAATGCTAAGAAAGTGGGGATAGTTTATAATACAAGTGAGCAGAATTCAGAATTTTTGGTAAAGAAAGCAACTGAGGAATGTGAGAAGCTATCTCTAGAGGTAATTACTTCAGGAGTGACAAATGTCAATGAAGTGTCTTCTGCATTAGATGTGATCTTAGGAAAAGTAGATGTACTCTATGTCCCTACCGACAATCTTATGACAGCTGCCATACCCCTTGTACTTCAAAAGACAAATGAAGCCAAAGTTCCAGTAATAGGTTCTATCAAGGACATGGTAGAGCAGGGAGCAGTAGCTACTGAGACGATAGACTATTATAAATTAGGATATCAGACAGGAGAGATGGCAGTAGAGATATTAAAGGGTGCAGACATTAAAGATATGCCTGTAGAGACATTAAAAGATACTCAACTTATTATAAACAAGAGAGCGGCTGAAGAGATGGGAATCTCACTTGATAATATCGATGGTTTGGATAAAGCTGAAATATTTTAA
- the ugpC gene encoding sn-glycerol-3-phosphate ABC transporter ATP-binding protein UgpC, which produces MAKVHLKKLEKTYPNGFKAVHGIELDIKHGEFMVFVGPSGCAKSTILRMVAGLEEISGGEVWIGERIVNNIAPKNRGIAMVFQNYALYPHMTAYENMAFGLKLKRTPKKEIDKRVRKAAEKLEITSLLERKPKEMSGGQRQRVAVGRAIVRKPEVFLFDEPLSNLDAKLRVSMRLKITQLHKQLKEEGQAATMIYVTHDQVEAMTMGDRICVLNYGKIMQVDTPINLYSKPANKFVAGFIGSPAMNIKEATLEEENGDVMIKISRDFSLRLPDDKTEKVRKYIGEKVWFGIRPENISIKNIGVSGEVSVVEQMGNEQYVHISISGEEYTARSSSEKALLAQHGEKYNFVFDMKKCHIFDFESEENISL; this is translated from the coding sequence ATGGCTAAAGTTCATCTGAAAAAACTGGAAAAAACCTATCCAAATGGATTTAAGGCTGTTCATGGGATAGAACTTGATATAAAACATGGTGAGTTTATGGTCTTTGTAGGGCCCTCTGGATGTGCCAAGTCGACTATACTTAGAATGGTAGCGGGATTAGAAGAGATCAGTGGGGGTGAGGTGTGGATAGGGGAGAGGATAGTAAATAATATTGCCCCTAAAAACAGGGGTATTGCAATGGTTTTTCAAAACTATGCCCTGTATCCCCACATGACGGCATATGAAAATATGGCCTTTGGATTAAAATTGAAAAGAACCCCTAAAAAAGAAATAGATAAAAGGGTGAGGAAGGCAGCTGAAAAATTAGAGATAACCTCACTGTTAGAAAGGAAACCCAAGGAGATGTCAGGGGGTCAGAGGCAGAGGGTAGCTGTGGGAAGAGCCATAGTCAGAAAACCCGAGGTGTTTCTTTTTGATGAGCCACTATCAAATCTTGATGCAAAGCTAAGAGTTTCCATGAGGTTAAAAATTACTCAGCTTCATAAGCAGCTTAAAGAAGAGGGGCAGGCAGCAACGATGATCTATGTAACTCACGACCAGGTCGAGGCAATGACCATGGGAGACAGGATCTGTGTGCTTAATTATGGAAAGATAATGCAGGTGGACACTCCTATCAATCTTTACAGCAAGCCGGCAAATAAATTTGTTGCAGGGTTTATAGGATCCCCTGCAATGAATATAAAGGAAGCTACACTAGAGGAGGAAAATGGTGATGTTATGATTAAAATTTCACGGGATTTTAGCCTCAGACTTCCTGACGATAAAACCGAGAAAGTCAGAAAATATATAGGAGAAAAGGTCTGGTTTGGTATAAGACCTGAAAATATTAGTATAAAAAATATTGGAGTTTCAGGAGAGGTAAGTGTAGTAGAACAGATGGGTAACGAGCAATACGTACATATATCAATATCCGGGGAGGAATATACTGCCAGAAGCTCTTCAGAAAAAGCACTACTTGCCCAGCATGGGGAAAAATATAATTTTGTTTTTGATATGAAAAAGTGCCATATATTTGATTTTGAAAGTGAAGAAAATATATCTTTGTAA
- a CDS encoding type II toxin-antitoxin system HicB family antitoxin: protein MKNNYIFPAIFNKEEDGYNVSFPDLSGAFTCGEDFEEALYMAKECLEIYLEDMKDIPKVGDLENIKLGKNDTIVMVEADLIAFRKKYNNQSVKKTLTIPKWLNDLGIEKHVNFSALLKSALLKELEVNS, encoded by the coding sequence ATGAAAAATAATTATATTTTCCCGGCTATTTTTAATAAAGAAGAGGATGGATACAATGTTTCTTTCCCAGATCTTTCAGGAGCTTTTACATGCGGTGAAGATTTTGAGGAAGCTCTCTATATGGCAAAGGAATGCTTGGAAATCTACTTAGAAGATATGAAAGATATTCCAAAGGTCGGAGATTTGGAGAATATAAAATTGGGAAAAAATGATACTATAGTTATGGTGGAAGCTGATCTTATAGCTTTTAGAAAAAAGTATAATAATCAAAGTGTAAAAAAGACACTTACAATTCCAAAATGGTTAAATGATTTAGGGATTGAGAAACATGTTAACTTTTCAGCACTTTTAAAATCAGCATTATTGAAAGAACTAGAAGTAAATTCTTAA
- a CDS encoding ATP-binding cassette domain-containing protein, translated as MVKLENIKKTFISELGTKKEVFKNLNFHVKEGDFITIIGSNGAGKSTLLNVILGNIISDSGRVFVGNRDVTYMEKHKRNSFISKVYQNPSLGTAPSMTVYENLSMADNKGKKFGLTMGLNKNRRGYYIEALSQLGLGIENQMDTEVGLLSGGQRQCLALIMATLNKPEVLMLDEHTAALDPKTSKIIMNKTKEVVEGNKISTLMITHNLQDAIDYGNRMIMLHEGEIIIDVSGKEKQELTVESLLETFHKKEAGFRGEELFSV; from the coding sequence ATGGTTAAATTGGAGAATATAAAGAAAACCTTCATTTCAGAACTTGGAACTAAAAAAGAGGTATTTAAAAATCTTAACTTTCATGTGAAAGAGGGAGATTTTATAACTATAATAGGAAGTAACGGAGCGGGTAAATCTACCCTTTTAAATGTAATTTTAGGAAACATCATATCTGACTCGGGAAGGGTATTTGTAGGAAACAGAGATGTGACTTACATGGAAAAGCATAAGAGAAACAGCTTTATATCTAAGGTATATCAGAATCCATCTCTAGGAACGGCACCTTCTATGACTGTGTATGAAAATCTTTCTATGGCAGATAACAAGGGTAAAAAATTTGGACTTACCATGGGGTTGAATAAAAATAGGAGAGGCTATTATATAGAAGCACTTTCTCAGTTAGGACTGGGTATAGAAAACCAGATGGACACAGAAGTAGGGCTTTTATCAGGAGGGCAGCGACAATGCCTGGCACTAATAATGGCAACTCTTAATAAACCAGAAGTTCTAATGCTCGATGAGCATACTGCTGCCTTAGATCCTAAGACCTCTAAGATCATAATGAATAAAACAAAAGAGGTAGTAGAAGGAAATAAAATATCTACTCTTATGATAACTCACAACCTGCAAGACGCAATAGATTATGGGAACAGAATGATCATGCTTCATGAAGGTGAAATAATAATAGATGTTAGCGGGAAAGAGAAGCAGGAACTAACTGTAGAATCTCTTCTTGAAACATTTCACAAGAAAGAAGCCGGATTTAGAGGGGAAGAACTCTTTTCAGTGTAG
- a CDS encoding ABC transporter permease: protein MLLGTLEQGLIFSIMVLGVYISYKILDFPDLSVDGSFPLGAAVAAVCVSRGMSPVLALLLAVVAGGMAGFVTGYIHVKWNITNLLAGIIVMTGLYSVNLRVMGKSNIPLFGVDHLFNTGVPSIVVILILLAVVKGSLDYLLKTKFGFALKALGDNETLVVSLGINEKHLKIYGLAISNALVALSGGILAQYQGFADVGMGTGTIVTGLAAIIIGETVFKTGKFMKATTVALLGTLIFKYVVAAALKMGMRASDLKLVTAVIVVGIMALKEKKKGLKRGVAANG from the coding sequence ATATTACTAGGAACACTGGAGCAGGGATTAATATTTTCAATAATGGTTTTGGGGGTCTATATCTCTTATAAGATACTGGACTTCCCTGACCTTTCAGTAGATGGAAGCTTTCCTTTAGGAGCTGCAGTTGCCGCGGTGTGTGTTAGCAGGGGAATGAGCCCAGTTTTGGCGCTTTTACTAGCTGTGGTAGCAGGAGGAATGGCAGGGTTTGTGACGGGTTATATACATGTAAAATGGAATATAACAAACCTTTTGGCAGGGATAATAGTGATGACCGGTCTATATAGTGTCAATCTGAGAGTCATGGGGAAATCCAATATACCTTTGTTTGGGGTGGATCATCTATTTAACACAGGAGTTCCGTCTATAGTTGTTATTCTTATCCTATTAGCAGTTGTAAAAGGATCCCTTGACTATTTGTTAAAGACAAAGTTTGGTTTTGCCCTTAAGGCTTTAGGAGACAATGAAACTCTTGTGGTATCTCTAGGTATAAATGAAAAGCACCTAAAGATATACGGTCTGGCCATATCCAATGCACTAGTTGCACTATCTGGAGGGATTCTTGCCCAGTATCAAGGATTTGCAGATGTGGGAATGGGAACAGGAACGATAGTGACAGGTCTTGCGGCGATAATAATAGGTGAAACTGTATTTAAGACAGGTAAGTTTATGAAAGCAACAACAGTAGCCCTACTAGGAACACTTATATTTAAATATGTAGTGGCGGCTGCACTGAAAATGGGTATGAGAGCCAGTGACCTAAAGCTTGTAACCGCTGTCATAGTGGTAGGAATAATGGCCCTTAAGGAGAAGAAAAAAGGCCTGAAAAGAGGTGTTGCAGCAAATGGTTAA
- a CDS encoding type II toxin-antitoxin system HicA family toxin, with translation MTSKEIIKRLKSEGWELVSQAGSHTKWKHPNGGIVIVPHPRKDISKGTLKSIFRQAGWE, from the coding sequence TTGACGTCAAAGGAGATCATCAAGCGTTTAAAGAGTGAAGGGTGGGAACTTGTTTCACAAGCAGGCTCTCATACCAAATGGAAACATCCTAATGGGGGGATAGTAATTGTCCCTCATCCTAGGAAGGATATTTCAAAAGGAACCCTGAAATCAATCTTTAGACAGGCTGGTTGGGAGTAA
- a CDS encoding transposase, with translation MKDELHDEYGIEISIKRITRLMKENNLDAKGIKKFKVPKGLSHQIKLKIT, from the coding sequence ATGAAAGATGAGCTTCACGATGAATATGGCATTGAAATTAGTATTAAGAGAATTACAAGGTTAATGAAAGAGAATAATTTAGACGCAAAAGGAATTAAAAAGTTTAAAGTACCAAAGGGTCTAAGCCATCAGATAAAGCTAAAGATAACATAG
- a CDS encoding polymer-forming cytoskeletal protein, giving the protein MKRITLLFIILFSTIYTMPIKGDRVDIRNPIDGNLISVSERLTVNARVEKSIISASKFLDVNKSAKNIVAAASEINVVGDIDNILVSASRKLTVNGDIGGSIVVACETLLLNGNTGDVVVAAREVDVNGELENLFVAADKIYISGTVKGNVYSTTNRVELIGKGKVLGEIYHQKEAPKMDRREIVKKGYGFIQIVSLVHSFLGIFVITFLLKKLAPDMEDKLSKNLFNKGLIAFFIGLFFLVTLPIFVIITMPIFGVYSFGIMLGYIFIVILSKSFLVLAISKRYNYFLSLALVVGLSFFYPFSLSFSIIGFGIFLIFVKDVLSKNPELQI; this is encoded by the coding sequence ATGAAAAGAATAACATTACTTTTTATAATTTTATTTTCAACCATTTATACAATGCCTATAAAAGGTGACAGGGTCGATATAAGAAATCCAATTGACGGAAATTTGATTTCAGTTTCAGAAAGGCTCACTGTAAATGCAAGGGTAGAAAAATCTATAATATCTGCTTCAAAATTTCTGGATGTAAATAAAAGTGCAAAAAATATTGTAGCTGCTGCGAGTGAAATAAATGTAGTAGGAGATATTGATAACATCCTAGTATCTGCCTCAAGAAAGCTAACGGTTAATGGGGATATAGGAGGATCAATCGTTGTCGCTTGCGAAACATTATTACTTAATGGGAATACAGGAGATGTGGTTGTAGCTGCAAGGGAGGTTGACGTAAACGGTGAATTAGAGAACCTTTTTGTTGCTGCTGATAAAATTTATATAAGTGGTACAGTCAAGGGAAATGTTTATTCTACAACAAATAGAGTTGAACTAATAGGAAAGGGTAAAGTTTTGGGCGAAATATACCACCAAAAAGAAGCTCCTAAAATGGACAGAAGAGAAATTGTTAAAAAAGGTTATGGATTTATTCAAATAGTTTCCCTTGTGCACTCATTTTTAGGAATTTTTGTTATAACTTTCCTACTAAAGAAATTAGCACCTGATATGGAAGACAAATTGTCGAAGAATCTTTTCAATAAAGGCTTAATAGCTTTTTTTATTGGACTTTTTTTCTTGGTTACACTTCCAATCTTTGTGATAATAACTATGCCTATTTTCGGAGTATACAGCTTTGGAATAATGCTAGGCTACATATTCATTGTTATTTTGTCAAAATCATTTTTGGTACTTGCTATATCAAAACGTTACAACTACTTTTTATCACTTGCACTAGTAGTAGGCCTAAGTTTTTTCTATCCATTTAGCCTAAGTTTTTCAATAATAGGTTTTGGGATATTTCTAATATTTGTAAAAGATGTCTTATCCAAGAATCCTGAATTACAGATATAA
- a CDS encoding LysM peptidoglycan-binding domain-containing protein produces MKKKLLLLLVALSLVACGDKKSKEETTTETAPVVLEEAVKEEASEMKENVTEKASEMKENVTEEASEMKENVTEKASEMKENVTEEASEMKENVTEKASEMKENVTEEASEMKENVTEKASEMKENVTEEASEMKENVTEKASEMKENVTEEASEMKENVTEEASEMKENVTEEASEMKENVTEEASEMDMKEIVEADAMGESSTTYIVKEGDSLSRIGLRYNVPWTKLVEENGIENPDHIYIGQKIKIPQN; encoded by the coding sequence ATGAAAAAAAAATTATTATTATTATTAGTTGCCCTTTCATTGGTAGCGTGTGGCGATAAGAAATCTAAAGAAGAAACTACAACAGAAACTGCGCCTGTAGTTCTAGAAGAAGCTGTCAAAGAAGAGGCCTCAGAGATGAAAGAAAATGTTACAGAAAAGGCCTCAGAGATGAAAGAAAATGTTACAGAAGAGGCTTCAGAGATGAAAGAAAATGTTACAGAAAAGGCCTCAGAGATGAAAGAAAATGTTACAGAAGAGGCCTCAGAGATGAAAGAAAATGTTACAGAAAAGGCCTCAGAGATGAAAGAAAATGTTACAGAAGAGGCTTCAGAGATGAAAGAAAATGTTACAGAAAAGGCCTCAGAGATGAAAGAAAATGTTACAGAAGAGGCTTCAGAGATGAAAGAAAATGTTACAGAAAAGGCCTCAGAGATGAAAGAAAATGTTACAGAAGAGGCTTCAGAGATGAAAGAAAATGTTACAGAAGAGGCCTCAGAGATGAAAGAAAATGTTACAGAAGAGGCCTCAGAGATGAAAGAAAATGTTACAGAAGAGGCTTCAGAGATGGATATGAAGGAAATTGTTGAAGCTGATGCAATGGGAGAATCTTCAACAACTTATATTGTTAAAGAAGGAGATAGTTTATCTAGGATAGGATTAAGATATAATGTGCCTTGGACAAAGTTAGTTGAAGAAAATGGCATTGAAAATCCAGATCATATTTATATTGGTCAAAAGATTAAGATCCCTCAAAACTAA
- a CDS encoding lmo0937 family membrane protein, which yields MGGFIHTLLIIAIIVVLIRIISGRR from the coding sequence ATGGGTGGTTTTATACATACTCTTCTAATAATTGCGATAATTGTAGTTTTGATAAGGATAATAAGTGGAAGAAGGTAG
- a CDS encoding ABC transporter substrate-binding protein has protein sequence MKKLLIMCFVILAVMGCGKKEEIKPIKIGITQIVEHPSLDEVRKGVEGAISKSEFKDRVEFNYQNAQGDFNTAQMIATSFKESEDIVVAITTPSAQAAQNQISDKPVFFAAVTNPDVAGLTASNVTGVSDQSPVEKQIKLIMELLPEAKKVGIVYNTSEQNSVYLTELFTEKAEEAGLKVIVRGITNVNEVSSALDTIIPEIDVLYTSIDNTIASAYPLVIQKADKGKVPVIGATKPYVYQGAVATEGIEDYQVGYQTGEMIVRYLQGEKIEAMPYETVKNSSLYINGKKAEEYNITISNALKERAEMVD, from the coding sequence ATGAAAAAATTATTGATTATGTGTTTCGTAATACTAGCAGTAATGGGATGTGGAAAGAAAGAGGAAATCAAGCCTATAAAAATTGGGATCACACAGATCGTAGAACACCCTTCACTGGATGAAGTCAGAAAAGGTGTAGAGGGTGCCATTTCAAAGAGTGAATTTAAGGACAGAGTGGAGTTCAACTATCAAAATGCCCAAGGGGATTTTAATACTGCCCAGATGATAGCGACTTCATTTAAAGAGAGTGAAGATATAGTCGTAGCAATAACAACTCCTAGTGCCCAGGCTGCACAGAATCAAATTTCAGACAAGCCAGTGTTCTTTGCTGCAGTAACAAATCCTGATGTGGCTGGACTCACTGCTTCAAATGTAACAGGGGTAAGTGATCAGTCGCCTGTGGAAAAACAGATAAAGCTTATAATGGAGCTTCTGCCAGAGGCTAAGAAAGTGGGAATAGTATATAACACAAGTGAACAGAATTCAGTTTACCTTACAGAACTTTTTACAGAGAAAGCTGAAGAAGCGGGACTAAAAGTAATTGTAAGGGGAATCACAAATGTAAATGAGGTTTCTTCTGCCTTAGACACTATAATTCCAGAGATAGATGTACTCTACACCTCTATAGACAACACAATAGCATCTGCTTATCCACTGGTTATACAAAAGGCTGATAAAGGAAAGGTCCCTGTAATTGGAGCAACTAAGCCTTATGTTTACCAGGGTGCTGTGGCTACAGAAGGTATAGAGGACTATCAGGTGGGTTATCAGACAGGAGAGATGATTGTAAGATATCTTCAAGGGGAAAAAATAGAGGCTATGCCCTATGAAACTGTAAAGAACTCTTCACTGTATATAAATGGAAAAAAAGCCGAAGAATATAATATAACAATCTCAAATGCTTTAAAAGAAAGAGCAGAAATGGTGGACTAA
- a CDS encoding S-ribosylhomocysteine lyase yields MKKIASFTVNHIDLLRGVYVSRKDVVGNEHILTTFDIRMKRPNLEPVINNGELHTIEHLGATFLRNHKIWDERTVYFGPMGCRTGVYLIFKGDLTPVDVLPIITEMFQFIADFEGDIPGATARDCGNYLDMNLPMAKFEAKKFLEEVLLDVKDENMVYPK; encoded by the coding sequence ATGAAAAAAATTGCAAGTTTCACAGTAAACCATATTGATCTCTTAAGAGGAGTCTATGTTTCTAGAAAAGATGTCGTTGGAAATGAACATATACTTACAACTTTTGATATAAGAATGAAAAGACCTAATCTAGAGCCTGTTATCAACAACGGAGAACTCCATACAATAGAACACTTAGGTGCCACATTCCTCAGAAATCATAAGATCTGGGATGAAAGAACTGTTTATTTCGGACCTATGGGCTGCAGAACCGGTGTATACCTTATTTTTAAGGGAGATCTTACCCCTGTAGACGTACTTCCTATTATTACTGAGATGTTCCAGTTTATAGCTGATTTTGAGGGCGATATTCCCGGAGCCACTGCCAGGGATTGCGGAAATTACCTGGATATGAATCTTCCCATGGCAAAATTTGAAGCAAAAAAGTTTTTAGAAGAAGTTTTGCTTGATGTGAAAGATGAAAATATGGTTTACCCTAAATAG
- a CDS encoding mechanosensitive ion channel family protein produces the protein MESIVVNLSKIGWTVGILSTFFLIGNLFNRGVEKFGIKNNFSTDRIVRAKRLIDSFLAICSFTLMTLIWGFHLKEFFVVAATIFTILGTALFASWSNLSNISSGLILFFSYRMKVGDRVLINIGDHKLEGTIKEMRLFYVEVENDNGNLVMYPNNLMIHQIVVVMKK, from the coding sequence GTGGAAAGTATAGTTGTTAATCTTAGTAAGATTGGGTGGACAGTGGGGATATTATCGACATTTTTTTTGATTGGAAATCTTTTTAACAGAGGTGTGGAAAAGTTTGGCATAAAAAATAACTTCTCTACAGACAGAATAGTAAGAGCTAAAAGGCTTATTGATAGTTTTTTGGCAATATGCTCCTTTACTCTGATGACACTAATATGGGGCTTTCATTTGAAAGAGTTTTTTGTAGTGGCGGCAACGATATTCACTATTTTAGGAACGGCTCTTTTTGCCTCATGGTCAAATCTCAGCAATATATCCTCTGGTCTGATTCTTTTTTTCAGCTATAGGATGAAGGTAGGGGACAGGGTTTTGATCAATATAGGGGATCACAAACTTGAAGGGACAATAAAAGAGATGAGGCTTTTTTATGTAGAGGTGGAAAATGACAATGGCAATCTTGTTATGTATCCCAATAATCTTATGATACACCAGATAGTGGTTGTGATGAAAAAATAA